The Actinomyces lilanjuaniae genome segment TGCACGGTGCGCCAGTCGAGCTGCCACCCGGCGTCGCGGGCGACACGGCTCCAGAACACCCGTTGCGCCCTACCGTTCCCCTCTCGGAACGGGTGCACGTAGTTGAACTGGTCGTAGTGGTACGCCAGGCGGTCGATAAACTGCTCGCGGCTCATGCCGCGCAGCTCGTTGTCGGCCCGCAGCTCCTCCGCGCAATATGCGGCGGCACGACCGATCATCGGCACCGGAAGAAAGAACTGCGCTCCCTCCATATTCTTGCGAATGTCGACAGTGCGCAGCTCTCCCGCCCAGTCGTAGACGTCCTGGAACAGATGGCGGTGGATCGCGCGCAGCTCGTCGAGGTCACCGGTCGGCCTCACTGGGCGATCCATGAGCTGCACCAGGCGGGTGAACACCAGAGCGCCCTCGGCCTTGTCGAGGGCGCTCTGTGTCGTCGCGCCGACCTTGTTGCTCAGCAGACCCGTCTCAGGATCAAGATACGGGTCGACGAGCTCAGCCGAGGCCATAACGCGCGCGAGCGCGGGCCACCAGCTCGTCAGAGTCGATGCGCCCGGCGACATACTCGTCGGCGTCCGCACGCGTCGCAGCATCGACGCGCATACCCTCCATCTCGCCGCTGTGGATCGCCTCGGCCACGCGCAGCCCGCGCTCGGCCGCAGTCGTCGCGGTGCCTGCTGTACCAGTGGCCACGACGGTACCCCTCTCGCTCGACAACAATCGACTCTAGCCGATTTCCCGAAAACGATCTAGGGGCAGTCTTGGGTCGCGAGGGTTTGGGTCCGGCTTGCCAACTTCCGTCTCCCCTCGGCCACCGTCGGCCCGTAAACGGTCGTGGGGAGAGGCTGCAATCTTGCTGCCGCGCCCCCTCCTCCCACGTCTGCCCCACACGTTTTGGGAGTCCTCACCGACTGGGTCCATGTTGCGGCACCCGCCGCTGGCCGACACGCGCCCCACGCGCCCTCGGCACCCGACGGGAAGTCCTCGCTCTGACCGCCTCGGTGGCAGGCCTGGCCTGACTGACGTCAGCACGCATCCTCGTGGCCACGACCTCCCGGTCGATACCCCTGGCCTCCAGGTCACGTGCCGTACTGGCACGGCGCTCGGCACTGTCATAGAGGGTACGCCCGTCCTCACGAGCCCTGTCGGCTGCCACCTCACGCTGCTCGGCCTCGGCCACCGCTCGGGCACGCTCCCCAGGGTCCGGCTCGTGCTCAGCCGCCACGGCTGTCTCCCCAGCCCGCTGGTCCTCCCGGTCCGCCTGAGCCAGGAGCCGCTGCGCCTCCGCACGGTCCCAGGCCGACCTGACTCCTTCCGCCCCAGCATCGGCGTACTCGTACCTGGCGCGGTCCTGCATGAGGCGGGCGCCCAGGCTCCCCGCCTCCCGGGCAGCACCGGCATTGTCAGCCTCAACACCGTAACCGTAGCGGGACCGCAACTCTCCCGGCTCCTGCCCACTGCGCGCACCTGCCCGGCGCAACGCCTCCTCCCGCTCTCGGGCGAGGCGCTCCCCTACCTGGACGGCGGCGCTCACGAGCATCCTCAGCTGGCCCTCCAGAGCCTCCTCAATACCGTCACTCTCTTCAGCCATACCGGCCTCCTTCTCTCTCCTGCCCTTCTACCCGGGCTGACGGACGGTCATACGTCTCCGGCTAGAAAATTATGACTCCCAGGTGTCGAATTCAGCCACAAGGCACCAGATGGAGGTCCATGTCAGTCTGAGCTGTACGACTACGCTCAGCAGCCCGACGCACACGACACATATCCTCCTCGCGATCAATCGCACCGCGAGCCAGACCGGTTAAGTACTCCACGTCCTCACGGTTGTGCCCCAGCCCTCGTGCCAGTCGGCCGCAAGTGACTGCACCACGGCACGGCGCTGGGTCGCGTCGAGCTGCTCGAACAGCTCAGGCCAGCGCTCCTCAACATCGAGTCTCTCCATAACGATCCTCTCGCAATAGGCGGTACGTCTGCTCTGTCCAAGTCATCCTGCTGGCCGAGAGCAACCCAGGATCCCGCCCGCACGCCAGACCGGCCGCCCCGTCAACTCAGTGGCCCTAGGTCCTCGGCTCACAGCAGCCCGGCGGCCAGGTCGAGGGGCGTGCCGAAGCGGTGCGCAGTGACCGATACCGACTGCTCGCGCAGGAAGGGCAGCAGCTCGGTGTGAGGGCAAGCGGTCACATCCCCGGTGTACAGCGCGACGTCCGGGCTGCCGCCGGTGGCGTGGCAGCCCTCCTGCCAGCGCTCCTGGGCGGGCTGCTCCCGCGGTCCCAGCAGCCGCACGCGCACCCCCAGCGCCCCGGAGCCGGCAAGGTCGCCCAACCGCCGGGTCCATGCCCGGGAGTCCTCCTGGACCACCGTGGCACCACGGTCCCGCAGCACCGTCGCCAGCGTCTCGGGCAGCGCCTCGGCCACCGACAGGCTCAGCCCGGCACCAGCCAGGCAGCCCGCCGCCATGACTCGCACCAGGTCCGCCAGCGCCGTGCCTGCCTCAGCCCGCACAAGGACCTCTGCGGGACGGTAGCGCAGCACGTTACGCTCACAAGCCAGGCCGGTGACGTCCACAGCCTGCCCGTAGGCGCTGCGCCACGCCTGGGCGTCGCGGGCCAGAGCCGTGCGCAGGAGCAGCAGGTCCTGGTCGGCGAGCTCGGAGCGCACGCTGCGGTACAGGTCGTCCAGGCCGCCCAGGGGCTCAGCCTCACCGCCCTCGCCGAGGACGTCCGCCTGCTGAGGGGTGTCCTCCACGGCACCGTCTGAGCGCACGACCTCCCCCAGGCCCAGCAGGTAGCTGGGACCACCCGCCTTCGTGGTGGAGCCGATGGCCGAGCGCTTCCACCCGCCAAAGGGCTGGCGCCTCACGATGGCGCCGGTGATCCCCCGGTTGACGTAGAGGTTGCCCGCCTGGACCGTCTCCAGCCACTGGGCCAGCTCCTCGGAGTCCAGGGTCTGCAGGCCCGAGGTGAGGCCGTAGTCAACCGCGTTGACCACCTCGACGGCCTCCTCCAGGGTGTCCACCCGCATGACGCCGAGCACCGGGGCGAAGTACTCCGTGAGGTGGAACTCGCTTCCGGGCCTCACCCCGGCGCGGATGCCCGGGCGCCACAGACCGGAGCCCAGGTGCCTGGGCCGCAGCACCCAGTGCTCCCCCTCTCCCAGAGCCGTCAGTCCCCGCACGGCCTTGGCGTCGTCAGGCACCACCACCGGCCCCACCTGGGAGTCCAGGTGGTCGGGTGCAGCCACCACCAGGGAGGCGGTGGCGTCCACCAGCTGGCGGGCGATCCTCTCCGAGCGCCCGGCTGAGCCGACCAGGACCAGCAGGGAGGCGGCCGAGCACTTCTGGCCCGCGTGGGCGAAGGCCGAGGCGACGGTGTCTCGCACAGCCAGGTCCGGGTCGGCCGAGGGCGTGACGATGATGGCGTTCTTGCCGCTGGTCTCCCCCAGCAGGCGCATGTCCGGCCTCCAGGAGCGGAACATGCGAGCGGTGTCGTAGGAGCCGGTGAGGATGACCCGGTCCACGCCGTCGTGGGTGACCAGGTGCCGGGAGACCTCACCGTCCTCCACCGGAGCCAGCATGAGGACGTCGGTGGGGACCCCGGCGTCGTGGAAGGCGCTGACCAGCTCCGCGGCACAGCGCCTGGCCGGAGGGGCCGGCTTGAGGACGACGGTGCTGCCCGTGGCCAGGGCCGCAGCCACGCCACCGGTGGGGATGGCCAGGGGGAAGTTCCACGGAGAGGCGACCACAGTCACTCTGCTGGGGACAAAGCTGCCTCCACCCAGGTAGCCGGGATCCTCCAGCGCCAGGGCGTTGCGGGCGTAAAGGTTGCAGAAGTCGATCGCCTCGCTGACCTCGGGGTCGGACTGGTCGATCGTCTTGCCGGTCTCGCTGGCGGCGACCTCGATCAGAGCGCCCCGCCGCTGCTCAAGAAGCTGTCCGGCCCGTCGGATGATCTCCGAGCGGATGCTGGCCCCCAGTTCCGCCCAGCCGGGTGCGGCCGCCTGGAGGACCTCCACGACAGCATCCACGTCCTCCTTGATGGCGAACCGGGCGGCGCCGGCCGTCACGGCCTCGACTCCCAGCCGGGAGGTGGGCACAGCCTGGGCGATCTGACGAGCCCACTGCCGGTTGCCGCCCAGGGAGGGGTCAGAGTCTGGGGTGGAGACAAAGGCCTCCTCCTGCACCGGGGCCGGTGCCGGGGCACCAGTGGGCCGCCCCTCCAGGCGGTCCTGGGTCCGCCGGGGCCCGGGCACGGGCGCCTGAGGGTCGAGGTCGGCTAGGGACGCCAGGAAGCGGTCACGCTCCCGGGTGAAGACACGGTTGTCAGAGGCGATGTCGAACACCCCGGACATAAAGTTCTGCGGTGCGGCGTTTTCCTCCAGGCGACGCACCAGGTAGGCGATGGCGACGTCGAACTCCCGGGGAGCGACCACTGGCACGTACAGCAGCAGGTGACCCACGTCGCGCCGTACGACCTCCGCCAGGGTGGTGGCCATCCCCGACAGCATCTCGAACTCGACGGCGTCAGTGCCCTCCAGCCCACGGGCCGCCCGCAGCTCGTAGGCCATGGCGATGTCAAAGATGTTCTGTCCCGCCACGCCCAGGCGCACGGCCCGGGTGCGCTGCGGCGTCATGGCCCAGTGGAGGACACGCTTGTAGCAGGTGTCGGTCTCCTGCTTGGTGGGCCATGTGGTCATCTCCCACCCGTGGATACCGGCGTCCACAGCCTCCATGGCGAGGTTGGCCCCCTTAACCACTCGCACCTTGACCGGGGCGCCTCCCCGGGCCACCCGCGCCGAAGCCCAGTCCTGGAGCCGCTGCATGGCCCCCAGGGAGTCAGGCAGGTAGGCCTGCAGAACGACCCCGGCCTCGTAGCCACGCAGCTCCTCCTGGTCCAGAAGGGCGGTGAACACGGCCAGGGTCAGGTCCAGGTCCTTGTAGTCCTCCATGTCCAGGTTAAGGAAGGTGCCATGGTCACGCGCCAGCCGGTACAGAGGGGTCAGCACCTCCACCCCGTGGGCGACTACCTCGTCAAAGCCCCAGGGGTTGTGCGGACCGGTCACGGCAGACACCTTCACCGAGACGTAGTCCACGTCCGGCCTGGTGACTAGTCTGGAGACCTCCGCCAGGCGCCGGGCAGCCTCCTGGTCACCCAGGACCGCCTCACCCAGGAGGTTGATGTTGAGCCGGTTGCCGTCCCGGCGCAGACGCCGCAGCGCTGGTCCCAGGCTGTGGTCGGTTGCATCGACGACCAGGTCGCCCACGATCTGGCGGAAGGTGCGCCGAGCAGCGGCAGCCACCACGGCCGGCGCGAGCCGTGAGGTCGCCCCGCCCAGACTGGTGGCTGCGGCCAGGGCGGGCGGGAGAAAATCCGTGCGCCCTGCGGCCAGGCGGCGCAGGGCACGCCCCGCCACCTCCAGGTCAGCCGGGCGCACGACGTCGTCGACAAAGCGGGTGGTGAAGGCCAGCCCGTCGGGGTCAGCCAGGATCCGGGAGAGCAGGGCCGCCGCCCGGGGCACGGGAAGCCGGGCCGAGGCCTCCACCCAGCCCCGCGCACGCTCCACGGCACGCAGCCCCAGCTCCCACGTCTCCTGCGGGCAGGGACTGTCCGGGGGCCTCGTCGGGACCGGGTCGGTCAAGGAGGTTGACAAGGAGGTCGAGGAGCCTGGAAGAACAGGGCAGGGCGAGGAGGCATCTGCGGTGCCCAGGGGCTCGGAGGGGGTGGACGTCATCATCCTGGTGGTCTCCTGTTCCAGTACGCACTGGTCTGGTGGCCGGTAGCGGGCAGAGTGCCCACCTCCCAGTGTGCGCTATCAGGAGCCTGCGCGCAGTCACAGCAGCAGAGGAAACAGTCCCCAGTAGGCCAGGAACATCAGCTGGACAAGGGTGCCCCCCAGGGCGGTGAGCAAAACGGCCCCCGCCGGACGGGTCAACCAGCGTCCTCCCCCGTCCCGGCGGACGTGCCCACGCATGAGCCAGGCCCTGCCGACCAGCTTGACCAGGAGCACCACCGTCATCAGCGCCGCCCCCTGCGCCACTACCCACCCCCCGTAGGAGATCCACAGGTTGGAGGTGCGGTTCAGGGCGAGCCGGGCCACGGTCAGGACGTAGGCCAGGTACAGCACCCAGGAGGCCGTCACGGACAGGCCCAACGACACCGCCCACCGCCCGAGAGGTGCCGGCAGGTCCAGGCCGTGCCCGCCTCTCAGCCTCGGGAGCTGGCCAGCCCCCCACAGCACGGCAGACAGGCCGAGCAGCCCCAGGCCCAGGAGGGCAGTCACCAGCATGAGGTCCCCGCTGGCGTACCACCGAGTCCGCTCCGGCACCTGCGCCCAGTAGACCTGCGTGGACGCCGCCCCGGCCACACGGGGCTCAGCACCGCCGGTCTCCGGCAGTCCCGTCACCCATCGGGCCAGGTCCCGCGTCACCCCAGGCACCAGAGGTCCCTCGGTACTGGTACCCAGCTTGAGGCCGTGGTTGGCCCCGGCGTAGTAGCGCACCGTGAGCTGGTCGTTGCCCGCCTCCTGCATCGACTCCCAGACCGTCTTGGGCCCCTGGAGCACAGGCATGGAGGAGTCCTCCGTACCGTAGAGCATGAGGACCGGCACCCTCAGATGCCGCTCGTAGGCGGAGACGTCGAAGTCGGCATACTTGAACCATCCGCCGGGCAGCTCCTGGGAACCCAGGATCCGGGGGATGATGTCCAGCAGGGGGTCGGGGACCCCCACCTCGCGCAGGTAGGAGTCCATGGCGAAGGCAGCCTGCTGGCGTATGGGAACCACCGGCGCCGAGGCCAGCACCAGGAAAGCGATACGGGAGTCCTGGGCAGCCAGCACCACGCCGGGGTAGCCGCCCTCCGACTCGGCGTACAGCCCCACCCTCAGCTCGTCCACCTCCTCCAGGGAGCGCAGGAACTCCACGGAGCCGGCGTAGTCCGCCGCCATGGACACGTAGTCACGCTCGGTAAGGGTGTAGTCCTTCATCGGCTTGTCCGGCACTATGGTGGTTGCCCCGGCCGAGGCCAGCGCCTCGGCCTGCTCGGCAAAGCCCTCGATCGTCTGGGTCCCGGCGCCGTGGAGGAAGACGACGCCCGCAGTGGGGGTGGGTGCCCCCACCGGCTGGCGCAGGAGCGCGGGCACCTCCTGGCCGTCGGCCTGGGGCACGCTCACCTGGATGGTCCTGACCTCGTAGGTGCCTACCGGGACGGTCTCGACCTGGCCGCCGATGCTGGTGTCACGGGTGGTCGGGGCCAACGGCGCGGTGAAGACCGCGGGCGACCAGCGCGGACCCGCCAGGGTCCCCACGAGGCTGAGCCCCAGCACTAGGACGATGCTGCCCCCCATGACGCGGTGGTCGTAGGAGACCGCCAGGACCAGCGCCCCCAGCGCAAGGGTGAGGACGATCTGCCAGATCTCGGTCAGTCCCGCCCCGAGGAGCAGCAGGAGAAGGACCAGGGCGAGGACCCCCAGGAGCAGCCTAGCCAGGCGACGGCGTCCGGCACGGCACACCTCGACAACCAGCCCGACGGCCCTGCGGGGAAAGGCGCGCGCCCAGGCCCACCCGGAGGTGATCTCGGCCTGGGATGGTCTCAGGGGCTCTGGCCGGGAGCGGGTCCGACGCGGCAGGAGGCGGGCATGACGGTGAGGGTGCATAGCAGGACAGGTCCTGCTCAGAACCCGAGCCGGGCCAGGGCCTTCGGGTCGGACTGCCAGTCCCTGGCGGTACGCACGTGCAGGTCAAGGTAGACCTTGCGTCCCAGCAGCTCCTCAATGCCCTTGCGTGCCTTGACCCCGACCTCCTTCAACCGGGCGCCGTTGCGCCCGATGACGATCCCCTTCTGGGAGTCGCGCTCCACCACCAGGCTCACCCGCACCTGGAGGCGGCGACCTGCTCCCTTGAGGTACCCCGGGTCGCGGTCCTCCTGACGCGCCCGCTCAGGGTCGATGACCTCGTCGACGACGACGGCCAGGGAGTGCGGCAGCTCCTCGCGCACCCCCTCCAGCGCGGCCTCACGGACCAGCTCGGCGATCATGGTGGTCTCGGACTCGTCAGTGACCTCGCTGGAGGGGTAGAGGGGCGGGCTGGCAGGCAGGTAGGAGACCAGGACCTCCTCCAGGACGTCAACCTGCTCCCCGCGCCTGGCCGAGACCGGGACGATCTCGGCCCAGTCCCCCAGGGAGTCCACAGCCAGGAGCCGGGCAGCCAGGTCCTGGCGCGAGACGGTGTCCGCCTTGGTAACCGCTGCCACCACGGGAGTGCGCAGCCCGGCCAGCTCCCGGGCGATGAGGCGGTCGCCCGGGCCGGTCCTCTCGTTGGCAGGCAGGCAGAAGACCACGACGTCCACCTCGGCCAGGGTGGTGCGTACCAGGTCGTTGAGGCGCCGACCCAGCAGCGTCCTGGGCCGGTGGAAGCCAGGGGTGTCCACCAGCACCAGCTGGGCGTCGGCACGGTGAACCACGGCTCTCACGTTGTGCCGGGTCGTCTGCGGCTTCCCGGAGGTAATGGCGACCTTAGTGCCGACCATCGCGTTGGTCAGGGTGGACTTGCCCGCGTTGGGACGCCCTACCACGCAGGCGAACCCGGCGCGGAAGCCCTCGGGGACCTGCGGCACTGCGACCTCGACACGCGCACCGTCCGCCCCGGCCCGCCCCGGGCCGGAGTCGTCCAGGGCAGGAAGCAGGACAGGAAAGCCGTCGCCGTCACGCACAGGCACAGCCTGGCCCTCACGCGAGCTGCTGGAGCCGCTGAAGTCAGGGGACTGGGGCATCAGAGTCCTTCCGCTCAGGCTGGTCAGGGACCTCGGGCACCCTGGTGGCAGTCAGGGTCGCCAGCTGGCGACGGCGCCCTGCCACGTCCTGCGCCACCAGACGCAGCCCCTGGACGTCCCCGCTCGCCCCGGGGAGGGGAACACGTCCGACAGCCTTGGTGAGCAGCCCCCCGGCGGTGTCAACGTCGTCGTCGTCGATCTCCAGGCCGAAGAGGCCGCCCAGCTCGTCCAGCCCGAGCCGGGCGGGGATACGGTAGGTACCAGGAGCGACCTCCTGGGGCTCGGGCAGCCGGGGGTCGTGCTCGTCGGTGAGCTCACCGACCACCTCCTCCAGCAGGTCCTCCATGGTGACCAGGCCCGCAGTGCCCCCGTACTCGTCCACTGCCAGGGCCATGTGGAAGTGGCCGGTCTGCATCTCTCGCAGCAGGTCGTCAGCCAGCTTGGTCTCCGGGACGTACTCGGCCTCGCGCACGAACCCGGACACGGCCAGGCCGTCCTGGTCGGGACGCTCCGACAGCCGACGCAGGAGGTCCTTGAGGTAGAGCACGCCGCGCACGTCGTCAGCGTCCTCCCCGATAACAGGCACCCGGGAGAACCCGGAGCGCACGAACAGCCGCATCGCGCTGGCGGCGCTCCTGTCCGACTCGATCGTCACCATGTCGGTGCGAGGCACCATGACCTCGCGCACCAGGGTCTGGCCCAGCTCGACGACGCTGCGCAGCATCTGGCGGTCCTCGTCCTCAATAGTGTCGGCCTCGCCGATCTCGTCGATCATCTCCCGCAGGTCCTCGTTGACGGCCTCCCGGGCCTGGGCGTGGGTCGGCTCGGCACGGCGGCGGGGCCATGGGCTGCCAGCGCGCGCCACGGCGCCCCCAGGGCGGTGACCCAGGCCAGGAGCCCTCCCAGCACCAGGAGGGTTCCCCCCGGGTTGCGCTGGCCCACCGACCGTGGGGAGACGCCCACCAGCACCCCAGGAGCACAATGTTGCCCAGGACGGCCAGGACCAGCACCAGCCACCACTCATCCACCAGGCCGGCGACCGCCAGGGTCACCAGGACTGCGGCGAGCATGTCCACCGCCACGCGTGCAGGCGCCACGGCGGCCAGTACCTGGTCGCGCCGCTGCGCCAGGTCACGCACCCGCACGGCCCCGCCCCGCCCGGCTTCGACCAGGTCCTCAGCGGCAGCACGGGTGAAGCGGGTCAGGGCCGCCTCCCCCGCCGACAGCGCAGCCCCCAGGCCCAGGACAAGGAGAGCGCCCAGGACGAGAAGGAGGACAGGTATCCCGCTCACGCGCCCCGCTCCGCCAGGAAGGTCAGCAGGAGCCTGCGCTGGAGCGCGAACATCTCCTTGCGCTCGTGCGGCTCGGCGTGGTCGTAGCCCAGGAGGTGCAGGATGCCGTGGGTCGTCAGCAGGAGCATCTCCTCCACCGCGGAGTGGCCGGCCTCCAGCGCCTGCTCAGCAGCCACCTGTGGGCACAGCACGATGTCACCCAGGGTCCCCGGGGGCGTGGGTGTCCCAGCCGTCCCCGGCCGCAGCTCGTCCATAGGAAAGCTCATGACGTCAGTGGGACCAGGCAGGTCCAGCCAGCGCTCGTGGAGCTCGGCCATCGGCTCGGGGTCGACGAACAGGATGGCGAGCTCGGCAGCGGGCGAGACGTGCATGGCCTGGAGCACGTGGTCAGCCAGGGCGGCGAACTCGGCCCCGTCAATCGGGACGGAGGTCTCGTTGCTGACCTCTGTCGTCACGTCTGCCTCCCCTCGTCGGCTCCGCTGGCCTCACCAGCCCTGCCAGCCCGACCAACTCTACCGGCTCCGACAGGACGCCCACGGCTGCGGGCACCGCCGGGCGCGGCACGACGACGCGGCGAACGACGCAGCGCAGGACCATGCTCGGTGGGGGCAGCCCCCGCCTGCAGGGCCGCGGCCTGGGCCTCGTAGCTGGCGTAGGCGTCAATGATGCGGCCCACGAGACGGTGGCGGACGACGTCGGCGCTACCCAGGTCGCAGAAGGCGATGCCTTCCACCCCCTCCAGGATGCTACGCACCACGACCAGGCCCGAGGGCCGCCCACCAGGCAGGTCCACCTGGGAGACGTCCCCGGTCACCACCATCGTGGAGCCGAAGCCCAGGCGGGTGAGGAACATCTTCATCTGCTCTGGGGTGGTGTTCTGGGCCTCGTCGAGGATGACGAAGGCGTCGTTGAGGGTACGTCCGCGCATGTAGGCCAGAGGGGCGACCTCGACGGTTCCCGCTGCCATGAGCCGGGGCAGGACCTCGGGCTCCAGCATGTCGTGGAGGGCGTCGTAGAGGGGACGCAGGTAGGGGTCGATCTTGTCGGTCAGGCTCCCGGGCAGGAAGCCCAGGCTCTCCCCCGCCTCCACGGCAGGACGGGTCAGGACGATCCGGGAGACCTGCCTGCGGGCCAGGGCGTCCACAGCCTTGGCCATGGCCAGGTATGTCTTGCCGGTCCCGGCCGGACCGATCCCGAAGGTGATGGTCGAGTCCTCAATAGCGTCGGTGTAGGCCTTCTGCCCCAGGGACCGGGGGGTGATGGTCCGCCCGCGCGCGCTCAGCACGCTGTCGGTGAGAACCTCGGTCGGCCGGGCCGCCTCCTCCAGCAGACCGACGGCACGCTCCACAGAGTCGGCAGTCAGCGGCGTGCCAGCGCGGGCGACGTCAACCAGCTCGGAGACCAGCACGAGGGCCGTGTCGAGGCGGTCCTGGTTCTCCCGGGCAGCGGTGGCGGTGACAGTGGTGCCACGCACGTGGACGTCTACCTCCGGGAACCCCTTCTCCACCGCGCGCAGCACCTCGTCATGGGTGCCCAGGAGGACCACCGGATCCAGGTCAGTGGGCAGGGACATGGTGCGAGTGACGGTGGGCGTGCCAGCAGGGGCGGCCGTGCGTGCCAGGG includes the following:
- a CDS encoding Fic/DOC family protein, which encodes MASAELVDPYLDPETGLLSNKVGATTQSALDKAEGALVFTRLVQLMDRPVRPTGDLDELRAIHRHLFQDVYDWAGELRTVDIRKNMEGAQFFLPVPMIGRAAAYCAEELRADNELRGMSREQFIDRLAYHYDQFNYVHPFREGNGRAQRVFWSRVARDAGWQLDWRTVHGATNDQASRAASEQRDFAPLREMLDQIVSKATPQGARDAAWRVAERARLSFPTSASQAVRQPQSSPPGTPQARTTAHVPGQSHRGPGNDGPGVSR
- a CDS encoding antitoxin VbhA family protein encodes the protein MSSERGTVVATGTAGTATTAAERGLRVAEAIHSGEMEGMRVDAATRADADEYVAGRIDSDELVARARARYGLG
- a CDS encoding proline dehydrogenase family protein yields the protein MMTSTPSEPLGTADASSPCPVLPGSSTSLSTSLTDPVPTRPPDSPCPQETWELGLRAVERARGWVEASARLPVPRAAALLSRILADPDGLAFTTRFVDDVVRPADLEVAGRALRRLAAGRTDFLPPALAAATSLGGATSRLAPAVVAAAARRTFRQIVGDLVVDATDHSLGPALRRLRRDGNRLNINLLGEAVLGDQEAARRLAEVSRLVTRPDVDYVSVKVSAVTGPHNPWGFDEVVAHGVEVLTPLYRLARDHGTFLNLDMEDYKDLDLTLAVFTALLDQEELRGYEAGVVLQAYLPDSLGAMQRLQDWASARVARGGAPVKVRVVKGANLAMEAVDAGIHGWEMTTWPTKQETDTCYKRVLHWAMTPQRTRAVRLGVAGQNIFDIAMAYELRAARGLEGTDAVEFEMLSGMATTLAEVVRRDVGHLLLYVPVVAPREFDVAIAYLVRRLEENAAPQNFMSGVFDIASDNRVFTRERDRFLASLADLDPQAPVPGPRRTQDRLEGRPTGAPAPAPVQEEAFVSTPDSDPSLGGNRQWARQIAQAVPTSRLGVEAVTAGAARFAIKEDVDAVVEVLQAAAPGWAELGASIRSEIIRRAGQLLEQRRGALIEVAASETGKTIDQSDPEVSEAIDFCNLYARNALALEDPGYLGGGSFVPSRVTVVASPWNFPLAIPTGGVAAALATGSTVVLKPAPPARRCAAELVSAFHDAGVPTDVLMLAPVEDGEVSRHLVTHDGVDRVILTGSYDTARMFRSWRPDMRLLGETSGKNAIIVTPSADPDLAVRDTVASAFAHAGQKCSAASLLVLVGSAGRSERIARQLVDATASLVVAAPDHLDSQVGPVVVPDDAKAVRGLTALGEGEHWVLRPRHLGSGLWRPGIRAGVRPGSEFHLTEYFAPVLGVMRVDTLEEAVEVVNAVDYGLTSGLQTLDSEELAQWLETVQAGNLYVNRGITGAIVRRQPFGGWKRSAIGSTTKAGGPSYLLGLGEVVRSDGAVEDTPQQADVLGEGGEAEPLGGLDDLYRSVRSELADQDLLLLRTALARDAQAWRSAYGQAVDVTGLACERNVLRYRPAEVLVRAEAGTALADLVRVMAAGCLAGAGLSLSVAEALPETLATVLRDRGATVVQEDSRAWTRRLGDLAGSGALGVRVRLLGPREQPAQERWQEGCHATGGSPDVALYTGDVTACPHTELLPFLREQSVSVTAHRFGTPLDLAAGLL
- a CDS encoding alpha/beta hydrolase family protein produces the protein MHPHRHARLLPRRTRSRPEPLRPSQAEITSGWAWARAFPRRAVGLVVEVCRAGRRRLARLLLGVLALVLLLLLLGAGLTEIWQIVLTLALGALVLAVSYDHRVMGGSIVLVLGLSLVGTLAGPRWSPAVFTAPLAPTTRDTSIGGQVETVPVGTYEVRTIQVSVPQADGQEVPALLRQPVGAPTPTAGVVFLHGAGTQTIEGFAEQAEALASAGATTIVPDKPMKDYTLTERDYVSMAADYAGSVEFLRSLEEVDELRVGLYAESEGGYPGVVLAAQDSRIAFLVLASAPVVPIRQQAAFAMDSYLREVGVPDPLLDIIPRILGSQELPGGWFKYADFDVSAYERHLRVPVLMLYGTEDSSMPVLQGPKTVWESMQEAGNDQLTVRYYAGANHGLKLGTSTEGPLVPGVTRDLARWVTGLPETGGAEPRVAGAASTQVYWAQVPERTRWYASGDLMLVTALLGLGLLGLSAVLWGAGQLPRLRGGHGLDLPAPLGRWAVSLGLSVTASWVLYLAYVLTVARLALNRTSNLWISYGGWVVAQGAALMTVVLLVKLVGRAWLMRGHVRRDGGGRWLTRPAGAVLLTALGGTLVQLMFLAYWGLFPLLL
- the era gene encoding GTPase Era, whose amino-acid sequence is MPQSPDFSGSSSSREGQAVPVRDGDGFPVLLPALDDSGPGRAGADGARVEVAVPQVPEGFRAGFACVVGRPNAGKSTLTNAMVGTKVAITSGKPQTTRHNVRAVVHRADAQLVLVDTPGFHRPRTLLGRRLNDLVRTTLAEVDVVVFCLPANERTGPGDRLIARELAGLRTPVVAAVTKADTVSRQDLAARLLAVDSLGDWAEIVPVSARRGEQVDVLEEVLVSYLPASPPLYPSSEVTDESETTMIAELVREAALEGVREELPHSLAVVVDEVIDPERARQEDRDPGYLKGAGRRLQVRVSLVVERDSQKGIVIGRNGARLKEVGVKARKGIEELLGRKVYLDLHVRTARDWQSDPKALARLGF
- the ybeY gene encoding rRNA maturation RNase YbeY — its product is MTTEVSNETSVPIDGAEFAALADHVLQAMHVSPAAELAILFVDPEPMAELHERWLDLPGPTDVMSFPMDELRPGTAGTPTPPGTLGDIVLCPQVAAEQALEAGHSAVEEMLLLTTHGILHLLGYDHAEPHERKEMFALQRRLLLTFLAERGA
- a CDS encoding PhoH family protein; its protein translation is MTDAFREPGTAPGAAAASRGAADATVGGGGSLARTAAPAGTPTVTRTMSLPTDLDPVVLLGTHDEVLRAVEKGFPEVDVHVRGTTVTATAARENQDRLDTALVLVSELVDVARAGTPLTADSVERAVGLLEEAARPTEVLTDSVLSARGRTITPRSLGQKAYTDAIEDSTITFGIGPAGTGKTYLAMAKAVDALARRQVSRIVLTRPAVEAGESLGFLPGSLTDKIDPYLRPLYDALHDMLEPEVLPRLMAAGTVEVAPLAYMRGRTLNDAFVILDEAQNTTPEQMKMFLTRLGFGSTMVVTGDVSQVDLPGGRPSGLVVVRSILEGVEGIAFCDLGSADVVRHRLVGRIIDAYASYEAQAAALQAGAAPTEHGPALRRSPRRRAAPGGARSRGRPVGAGRVGRAGRAGEASGADEGRQT